A portion of the Halopelagius inordinatus genome contains these proteins:
- the rpoA2 gene encoding DNA-directed RNA polymerase subunit A'', producing the protein MTEYEHVTEDVEAVVEDRDLSRRLKDRIYTTIEEREGVTPEQADEISQAVETRYRDTRVDPLDPVGTVSAQSIGEPGTQMTMNTFHYAGVAEIDVTQGLPRLIELVDARKTPDTPMMTVPLEGEYATEREKAHEVVWSMEATKILALGDVSTNVADMLVQVDLNEDTLMERWPTVDSVDTVAQEIAETIEDALGVQTNRSGTVIEFGPEAPSYRRLLQLVEELREIVFKGIEEISRVVIRKEENEEAGREEFVLYTEGSAFGDVLTIEGVDATRTTSNNIHEVHRELGIEAAREAIINETMDTLREQGLDDVNVRHLMLVADIMTNRGEIESIGRHGISGSKDSVLARAAFEVTVNHLLDAAIHGEEDDLDGVIENVIVGKPISIGTGDVDLRMGSINPADD; encoded by the coding sequence ATGACTGAGTACGAACACGTCACAGAGGACGTCGAAGCGGTCGTCGAGGACCGCGACCTCTCGCGGCGACTGAAAGACCGCATCTACACCACCATCGAGGAACGCGAGGGCGTCACGCCCGAGCAAGCCGACGAGATATCGCAGGCCGTCGAAACGCGCTACCGAGACACGCGCGTCGACCCCCTCGACCCCGTCGGGACGGTGTCCGCACAGTCAATCGGCGAACCCGGGACGCAGATGACGATGAACACGTTCCACTACGCGGGCGTCGCCGAAATCGACGTGACGCAGGGGCTTCCGCGCCTCATCGAACTCGTCGACGCGCGGAAGACGCCCGACACGCCGATGATGACCGTCCCCCTCGAAGGCGAGTACGCCACGGAACGAGAGAAGGCCCACGAAGTCGTCTGGTCGATGGAGGCCACGAAGATTCTCGCACTCGGCGACGTGTCGACGAACGTCGCGGACATGCTCGTGCAGGTCGACCTGAACGAGGACACCCTTATGGAACGGTGGCCCACCGTCGATAGCGTGGACACCGTCGCCCAAGAGATAGCAGAGACCATAGAGGACGCACTCGGCGTGCAGACGAACCGCTCGGGTACCGTCATAGAGTTCGGCCCGGAAGCGCCGAGTTACCGCCGTCTGCTCCAACTCGTGGAGGAACTCCGCGAAATCGTCTTCAAGGGTATCGAGGAGATATCGCGCGTCGTCATCCGAAAGGAGGAAAACGAGGAGGCCGGACGAGAGGAGTTCGTCCTCTACACCGAGGGGTCGGCGTTCGGAGACGTGCTCACGATAGAGGGCGTCGACGCCACCCGCACGACGAGCAACAACATCCACGAAGTCCACCGCGAACTCGGCATCGAGGCGGCCCGCGAGGCCATCATCAACGAGACGATGGACACCCTGCGCGAACAGGGTCTCGACGACGTGAACGTCCGTCACCTGATGTTGGTCGCAGACATCATGACGAACCGCGGCGAGATAGAGTCCATCGGCCGCCACGGCATCTCCGGGTCGAAAGACTCCGTCCTCGCGCGTGCGGCGTTCGAGGTCACGGTCAACCACCTGCTCGACGCGGCCATCCACGGCGAGGAGGACGACTTAGACGGCGTCATCGAGAACGTCATCGTCGGCAAGCCGATATCCATCGGTACCGGCGACGTGGACCTGCGCATGGGTTCGATAAACCCGGCGGACGACTGA
- a CDS encoding NusA-like transcription termination signal-binding factor, which yields MKVTLSDAERRYIALFEDETGAAARDCLTFDDRVVILVAAGEMGQAIGPGGQNVEAVEEKIGRSVELVEDADTSEAFVASALAPAAVRHVTISNQDDRVAYVEVADEDRGVAIGKGGQNIETARTLARRHYDIDDIQLT from the coding sequence ATGAAGGTCACGCTGTCGGACGCCGAACGCCGATACATCGCCCTCTTCGAGGACGAGACGGGCGCGGCGGCGAGAGACTGTCTCACGTTCGACGACCGGGTCGTCATCCTGGTCGCCGCCGGAGAGATGGGCCAAGCCATCGGTCCCGGCGGGCAGAACGTCGAGGCGGTCGAAGAGAAGATCGGTCGGTCGGTCGAACTCGTCGAGGACGCGGACACGTCCGAGGCGTTCGTCGCGAGTGCCCTCGCGCCCGCGGCGGTTCGACACGTGACCATCTCGAACCAAGACGACCGCGTCGCGTACGTCGAAGTCGCGGACGAGGACCGCGGCGTCGCCATCGGAAAGGGCGGACAGAACATCGAGACGGCGCGCACGTTGGCGCGTCGGCACTACGACATCGACGACATCCAACTGACCTGA